In Drosophila simulans strain w501 chromosome 3R, Prin_Dsim_3.1, whole genome shotgun sequence, a single window of DNA contains:
- the LOC6729377 gene encoding myosin heavy chain 95F isoform X2, with amino-acid sequence MDFYANSNPVHSASTVRKMLEDTQLVWVRDAAEGYIQGRITEIGAKEFEVTPTDRKYPKRTCHFDDIHSSCDGPQDHDDNCELMLLNEATFLDNLKTRYYKDKIYTYVANILIAVNPYREIKELYAPDTIKKYNGRSLGELPPHVFAIADKAIRDMRVYKLSQSIIVSGESGAGKTESTKYLLKYLCYSHDSAGPIETKILDANPVLEAFGNAKTTRNNNSSRFGKFIEVHYDAKCQVVGGYISHYLLEKSRICTQSAEERNYHVFYMLLAGAPQQLRDKLSLGKPDDYRYLSGCTQYFANAKTEQLIPGSQKSKNHQQKGPLKDPIIDDYQHFHNLDKALGRLGLSDTEKLGIYSLVAAVLHLGNIAFEEIPDDVRGGCQVSEASEQSLTITSGLLGVDQTELRTALVSRVMQSKGGGFKGTVIMVPLKIYEASNARDALAKAIYSRLFDRIVGLINQSIPFQASNFYIGVLDIAGFEYFTVNSFEQFCINYCNEKLQKFFNDNILKNEQELYKREGLNVPEITFTDNQDIIELIEAKSNGIFTLLDEESKLPKPSYSHFTAEVHKSWANHYRLGLPRSSRLKAHRTLRDEEGFLVRHFAGAVCYNTEQFIEKNNDALHASLEGLVQECDNPLLQTLFPSGSSTSVRGKLNFISVGSKFKTQLGELMEKLEQNGTNFIRCIKPNSKMIDRQFEGSLALAQLKCSGTISVLELMEHGYPSRVLFADLYSMYKSVLPPELVSLPARTFCEAMFQSLNLSAKDFKFGITKVFFRPGKFVEFDRIMRSDPENMLAIVAKVKKWLIRSRWVKSALGALCVIKLRNRIIYRNKCVLIAQRIARGFLARKQHRPRYQGIGKINKIRTNTLKTIEIASGLKMGREEIISGVNDIYRQIDDAIKKIKMNPRITQREMDSMYTVVMANMNKLTVDLNTKLKEQQQAEEQERLRKIQEALQAERAAKEAEEQRQREEIENKRLKAEMETRRKAAEAQRLRQEEEDRRAALALQEQLEKEAKDDAKYRQQLEQERRDHELALRLANESNGQVEDSPPVIRNGVNDASPMGSNKLIRSENVRAQQQALGKQKYDLSKWKYSELRDAINTSCDIELLEACRQEFHRRLKVYHAWKAKNRKRTTMDENERAPRSVMEAAFKQPPLVQPIQEIVTAQHRYFRIPFMRANAPDNTKRGLWYAHFDGQWIARQMELHADKPPILLVAGTDDMQMCELSLEETGLTRKRGAEILEHEFNREWERNGGKAYKNLGAAKPNGPAAAAMQKQQ; translated from the exons TGCGCAAAATGTTGGAGGACACCCAACTGGTGTGGGTGCGAGATGCCGCCGAGGGCTATATACAGGGCCGGATCACCGAGATTGGCGCCAAGGAGTTCGAGGTTACGCCCACCGATCGCAAGTATCCGAAGCGCACGTGTCACTTCGATGATATCCACTCCTCGTGCGATGGACCCCAGGATCATGATGACAACT GCGAACTCATGCTGCTCAACGAGGCCACATTTCTGGACAATTTGAAAACGCGTTACTATAAAGACAAGATCTAC ACATATGTGGCCAACATACTAATCGCCGTGAATCCGTATCGTGAGATCAAGGAGCTCTACGCACCCGATACCATCAAGAAGTACAATGGTCGTTCCCTGGGTGAACTGCCTCCTCATGTCTTTGCTATTG CGGATAAAGCCATACGCGATATGCGGGTATACAAGTTGTCCCAGTCGATCATCGTGTCCGGAGAGTCGGGCGCCGGCAAGACGGAGTCCACCAAATACCTGCTCAAATACCTGTGCTATTCGCACGACAGTGCCGGTCCCATAGAGACCAAGATATTGGACG CCAATCCCGTGCTGGAGGCCTTTGGCAATGCCAAGACAACCAGAAACAACAACTCCTCGCGATTTGGAAAGTTCATTGAGGTGCACTACGATGCCAAGTGTCAGGTGGTCGGTGGTTACATATCGCACTACTTGCTGGAGAAGAGTCGCATCTGCACGCAGAGCGCCGAGGAGCGAAACTATCATGTTTTCTACATGCTCCTCGCCGGAGCTCCGCAGCAGCTACGCGATAAGTTGAGCTTGGGCAAACCAGATGATTACAGG TATCTCTCTGGCTGCACACAGTACTTTGCCAACGCCAAGACGGAACAGCTAATACCGGGCTCACAGAAGTCGAAGAATCACCAGCAAAAGGGTCCGCTGAAGGATCCGATTATCGATGATTATCAGCACTTCCACAACCTGGACAAGGCCTTAGGTCGTCTGGGACTCTCGGATACGGAGAAGTTGGGCATCTATTCTCTGGTGGCAGCTGTGCTCCACCTGGGCAACATTGCTTTCGAGGAGATACCCGATGATGTGCGCGGTGGCTGCCAGGTGTCGGAGGCTTCGGAGCAGTCGCTAACTATCACCAGTGGCCTGCTGGGTGTGGATCAAACAGAGCTGCGCACTGCCCTGGTGTCCCGAGTGATGCAGAGCAAGGGAGGTGGCTTCAAGGGCACGGTTATCAT GGTTCCTCTAAAGATCTACGAGGCAAGCAATGCACGGGATGCCTTGGCCAAGGCCATCTATAGTCGACTATTCGATCGCATCGTGGGCCTGATCAACCAGAGCATTCCCTTCCAGGCTTCAAACTTTTACATCGGCGTGCTCGATATTGCTGGATTTGAGTACTTCACGGTGAACTCCTTCGAGCAGTTCTGCATCAACTACTGCAATGAAAAGCTGCAGAAGTTCTTCAACGATAATATACTGAAAAACGAGCAGGAGCTGTACAAACGCGAAGGCCTCAATGTGCCCGAGATCACTTTCACGGATAACCAGGACATCATCGAGCTGATCGAGGCAAAGTCGAATGGCATCTTTACGCTGCTCGACGAGGAGTCCAAGCTGCCGAAGCCCTCGTACTCGCACTTCACCGCCGAGGTGCACAAGTCTTGGGCGAATCACTATCGCCTGGGTCTGCCGAGATCCTCGCGACTGAAGGCCCACCGCACCCTGCGCGATGAGGAGGGCTTCCTGGTGCGTCACTTTGCCGGAGCTGTGTGCTACAACACGGAGCAGTTCATTGAGAAGAACAACGACGCCCTGCATGCTTCGCTGGAGGGTTTGGTCCAGGAGTGCGATAATCCCCTGCTGCAGACCCTCTTCCCCTCGGGAAGTAGTACTTCGGTTCGTGGAAAGCTGAACTTTATATCCGTGGGATCCAAGTTCAAGACTCAGCTGGGCGAGCTAATGGAGAAACTGGAGCAGAAT GGGACCAACTTCATACGCTGCATCAAGCCCAACAGCAAGATGATCGACCGACAGTTTGAGGGCAGCCTGGCGCTGGCCCAACTGAAGTGTTCGGGCACAATTTCGGTGTTGGAACTCATGGAGCACGGTTATCCATCGCGTGTTCTCTTTGCCGATCTCTACAGCATGTACAAATCGGTGCTGCCGCCGGAACTCGTTTCACTGCCGGCTCGCACCTTCTGCGAAGCCATGTTCCAGTCCCTCAATCTGAGCGCCAAGGACTTCAAGTTCGGCATCACCAAGGTCTTCTTCCGGCCTGGTAAATTCGTGGAGTTCGACCGCATCATGCGCTCTGATCCGGAGAATATGCTGGCCATAGTGGCCAAGGTCAAGAAGTGGCTGATTCGATCGCGTTGGGTGAAGTCCGCTCTGGGAGCCCTCTGCGTGATCAAGC TGCGCAATCGAATCATCTACCGCAACAAGTGTGTTCTAATAGCTCAGCGTATTGCACGTGGTTTCCTGGCCCGGAAGCAGCATCGTCCACGCTACCAGGGTATTGGCAAGATCAACAAGATCCGGACTAACACCCTCAAGACAATCGAAATCGCAAGTGGACTGAAGATGGGTCGTGAAGAGATTATTAGTGGGGTAAACGATATCTACAGGCAGATCGATGATGCCATTAAGAAAATCAAG ATGAATCCACGCATTACTCAACGGGAAATGGACTCGATGTACACCGTGGTCATGGCCAACATGAACAAGCTAACAGTTGATCTGAACACCAAGCTTaaggagcagcaacaggccgaggagcaggagcgtcTGCGCAAGATCCAAGAGGCCCTGCAGGCCGAACGGGCCGCcaaggaggcggaggagcagcgccAGCGCgaggaaattgaaaacaagcgACT CAAAGCGGAGATGGAAACTCGACGAAAGGCAGCGGAAGCTCAGCGCCTGCGTCAAGAGGAGGAGGATAGGCGTGCCGCCTTGGCGCTGCAGGAGCAGTTGGAGAAGGAGGCCAAGGATGATGCCAAATATCGGCAGCAGCTCGAACAGGAACGTCGCGATCACGAGTTGGCCCTGCGTTTGGCCAACGAGTCCAATGGCCAGGTGGAGGATAGTCCACCAGTTATACGCAA TGGTGTCAATGACGCGTCTCCCATGGGTTCCAACAAATTGATCAG ATCGGAAAATGTTCGGGCCCAACAACAGGCCCTGGGCAAGCAGAAGTACGACTTGTCCAAGTGGAAGTACTCGGAGCTGCGTGATGCTATCAACACGTCCTGTGATATTGAGCTGCTGGAG GCATGCCGTCAGGAGTTCCATCGCCGCTTGAAGGTGTACCACGCCTGGAAGGCAAAGAACCGCAAGCGCACCACCATGGATGAAAACGAGCGTGCGCCACGCAGCGTTATGGAAGCCG CCTTCAAGCAGCCGCCTTTGGTTCAGCCAATCCAGGAGATTGTGACCGCCCAGCATCGCTACTTCCGGATCCCCTTTATGCGAGCCAATGCGCCGGACAACA CCAAGCGCGGTCTGTGGTATGCCCACTTTGATGGCCAGTGGATCGCTCGCCAAATGGAACTGCATGCGGACAAGCCGCCAATTCTACTGGTGGCCGGAACGGACGACATGCAGATGTGCGAACTGAGCCTGGAGGAGACGGGTCTGACGCGTAAGCGTGGCGCCGAGATCCTGGAGCACGAGTTCAACCGCGAATGGGAGCGCAACGGGGGCAAGGCCTATAAGAATTTGGGTGCCGCCAAGCCGAAtgggcctgctgctgctgctatgCAGAAACAACAGTAG
- the LOC6729377 gene encoding myosin heavy chain 95F isoform X1 codes for MDFYANSNPVHSASTVRKMLEDTQLVWVRDAAEGYIQGRITEIGAKEFEVTPTDRKYPKRTCHFDDIHSSCDGPQDHDDNCELMLLNEATFLDNLKTRYYKDKIYTYVANILIAVNPYREIKELYAPDTIKKYNGRSLGELPPHVFAIADKAIRDMRVYKLSQSIIVSGESGAGKTESTKYLLKYLCYSHDSAGPIETKILDANPVLEAFGNAKTTRNNNSSRFGKFIEVHYDAKCQVVGGYISHYLLEKSRICTQSAEERNYHVFYMLLAGAPQQLRDKLSLGKPDDYRYLSGCTQYFANAKTEQLIPGSQKSKNHQQKGPLKDPIIDDYQHFHNLDKALGRLGLSDTEKLGIYSLVAAVLHLGNIAFEEIPDDVRGGCQVSEASEQSLTITSGLLGVDQTELRTALVSRVMQSKGGGFKGTVIMVPLKIYEASNARDALAKAIYSRLFDRIVGLINQSIPFQASNFYIGVLDIAGFEYFTVNSFEQFCINYCNEKLQKFFNDNILKNEQELYKREGLNVPEITFTDNQDIIELIEAKSNGIFTLLDEESKLPKPSYSHFTAEVHKSWANHYRLGLPRSSRLKAHRTLRDEEGFLVRHFAGAVCYNTEQFIEKNNDALHASLEGLVQECDNPLLQTLFPSGSSTSVRGKLNFISVGSKFKTQLGELMEKLEQNGTNFIRCIKPNSKMIDRQFEGSLALAQLKCSGTISVLELMEHGYPSRVLFADLYSMYKSVLPPELVSLPARTFCEAMFQSLNLSAKDFKFGITKVFFRPGKFVEFDRIMRSDPENMLAIVAKVKKWLIRSRWVKSALGALCVIKLRNRIIYRNKCVLIAQRIARGFLARKQHRPRYQGIGKINKIRTNTLKTIEIASGLKMGREEIISGVNDIYRQIDDAIKKIKMNPRITQREMDSMYTVVMANMNKLTVDLNTKLKEQQQAEEQERLRKIQEALQAERAAKEAEEQRQREEIENKRLKAEMETRRKAAEAQRLRQEEEDRRAALALQEQLEKEAKDDAKYRQQLEQERRDHELALRLANESNGQVEDSPPVIRNGVNDASPMGSNKLISFSQVVSNIASRYLNKSENVRAQQQALGKQKYDLSKWKYSELRDAINTSCDIELLEACRQEFHRRLKVYHAWKAKNRKRTTMDENERAPRSVMEAAFKQPPLVQPIQEIVTAQHRYFRIPFMRANAPDNTKRGLWYAHFDGQWIARQMELHADKPPILLVAGTDDMQMCELSLEETGLTRKRGAEILEHEFNREWERNGGKAYKNLGAAKPNGPAAAAMQKQQ; via the exons TGCGCAAAATGTTGGAGGACACCCAACTGGTGTGGGTGCGAGATGCCGCCGAGGGCTATATACAGGGCCGGATCACCGAGATTGGCGCCAAGGAGTTCGAGGTTACGCCCACCGATCGCAAGTATCCGAAGCGCACGTGTCACTTCGATGATATCCACTCCTCGTGCGATGGACCCCAGGATCATGATGACAACT GCGAACTCATGCTGCTCAACGAGGCCACATTTCTGGACAATTTGAAAACGCGTTACTATAAAGACAAGATCTAC ACATATGTGGCCAACATACTAATCGCCGTGAATCCGTATCGTGAGATCAAGGAGCTCTACGCACCCGATACCATCAAGAAGTACAATGGTCGTTCCCTGGGTGAACTGCCTCCTCATGTCTTTGCTATTG CGGATAAAGCCATACGCGATATGCGGGTATACAAGTTGTCCCAGTCGATCATCGTGTCCGGAGAGTCGGGCGCCGGCAAGACGGAGTCCACCAAATACCTGCTCAAATACCTGTGCTATTCGCACGACAGTGCCGGTCCCATAGAGACCAAGATATTGGACG CCAATCCCGTGCTGGAGGCCTTTGGCAATGCCAAGACAACCAGAAACAACAACTCCTCGCGATTTGGAAAGTTCATTGAGGTGCACTACGATGCCAAGTGTCAGGTGGTCGGTGGTTACATATCGCACTACTTGCTGGAGAAGAGTCGCATCTGCACGCAGAGCGCCGAGGAGCGAAACTATCATGTTTTCTACATGCTCCTCGCCGGAGCTCCGCAGCAGCTACGCGATAAGTTGAGCTTGGGCAAACCAGATGATTACAGG TATCTCTCTGGCTGCACACAGTACTTTGCCAACGCCAAGACGGAACAGCTAATACCGGGCTCACAGAAGTCGAAGAATCACCAGCAAAAGGGTCCGCTGAAGGATCCGATTATCGATGATTATCAGCACTTCCACAACCTGGACAAGGCCTTAGGTCGTCTGGGACTCTCGGATACGGAGAAGTTGGGCATCTATTCTCTGGTGGCAGCTGTGCTCCACCTGGGCAACATTGCTTTCGAGGAGATACCCGATGATGTGCGCGGTGGCTGCCAGGTGTCGGAGGCTTCGGAGCAGTCGCTAACTATCACCAGTGGCCTGCTGGGTGTGGATCAAACAGAGCTGCGCACTGCCCTGGTGTCCCGAGTGATGCAGAGCAAGGGAGGTGGCTTCAAGGGCACGGTTATCAT GGTTCCTCTAAAGATCTACGAGGCAAGCAATGCACGGGATGCCTTGGCCAAGGCCATCTATAGTCGACTATTCGATCGCATCGTGGGCCTGATCAACCAGAGCATTCCCTTCCAGGCTTCAAACTTTTACATCGGCGTGCTCGATATTGCTGGATTTGAGTACTTCACGGTGAACTCCTTCGAGCAGTTCTGCATCAACTACTGCAATGAAAAGCTGCAGAAGTTCTTCAACGATAATATACTGAAAAACGAGCAGGAGCTGTACAAACGCGAAGGCCTCAATGTGCCCGAGATCACTTTCACGGATAACCAGGACATCATCGAGCTGATCGAGGCAAAGTCGAATGGCATCTTTACGCTGCTCGACGAGGAGTCCAAGCTGCCGAAGCCCTCGTACTCGCACTTCACCGCCGAGGTGCACAAGTCTTGGGCGAATCACTATCGCCTGGGTCTGCCGAGATCCTCGCGACTGAAGGCCCACCGCACCCTGCGCGATGAGGAGGGCTTCCTGGTGCGTCACTTTGCCGGAGCTGTGTGCTACAACACGGAGCAGTTCATTGAGAAGAACAACGACGCCCTGCATGCTTCGCTGGAGGGTTTGGTCCAGGAGTGCGATAATCCCCTGCTGCAGACCCTCTTCCCCTCGGGAAGTAGTACTTCGGTTCGTGGAAAGCTGAACTTTATATCCGTGGGATCCAAGTTCAAGACTCAGCTGGGCGAGCTAATGGAGAAACTGGAGCAGAAT GGGACCAACTTCATACGCTGCATCAAGCCCAACAGCAAGATGATCGACCGACAGTTTGAGGGCAGCCTGGCGCTGGCCCAACTGAAGTGTTCGGGCACAATTTCGGTGTTGGAACTCATGGAGCACGGTTATCCATCGCGTGTTCTCTTTGCCGATCTCTACAGCATGTACAAATCGGTGCTGCCGCCGGAACTCGTTTCACTGCCGGCTCGCACCTTCTGCGAAGCCATGTTCCAGTCCCTCAATCTGAGCGCCAAGGACTTCAAGTTCGGCATCACCAAGGTCTTCTTCCGGCCTGGTAAATTCGTGGAGTTCGACCGCATCATGCGCTCTGATCCGGAGAATATGCTGGCCATAGTGGCCAAGGTCAAGAAGTGGCTGATTCGATCGCGTTGGGTGAAGTCCGCTCTGGGAGCCCTCTGCGTGATCAAGC TGCGCAATCGAATCATCTACCGCAACAAGTGTGTTCTAATAGCTCAGCGTATTGCACGTGGTTTCCTGGCCCGGAAGCAGCATCGTCCACGCTACCAGGGTATTGGCAAGATCAACAAGATCCGGACTAACACCCTCAAGACAATCGAAATCGCAAGTGGACTGAAGATGGGTCGTGAAGAGATTATTAGTGGGGTAAACGATATCTACAGGCAGATCGATGATGCCATTAAGAAAATCAAG ATGAATCCACGCATTACTCAACGGGAAATGGACTCGATGTACACCGTGGTCATGGCCAACATGAACAAGCTAACAGTTGATCTGAACACCAAGCTTaaggagcagcaacaggccgaggagcaggagcgtcTGCGCAAGATCCAAGAGGCCCTGCAGGCCGAACGGGCCGCcaaggaggcggaggagcagcgccAGCGCgaggaaattgaaaacaagcgACT CAAAGCGGAGATGGAAACTCGACGAAAGGCAGCGGAAGCTCAGCGCCTGCGTCAAGAGGAGGAGGATAGGCGTGCCGCCTTGGCGCTGCAGGAGCAGTTGGAGAAGGAGGCCAAGGATGATGCCAAATATCGGCAGCAGCTCGAACAGGAACGTCGCGATCACGAGTTGGCCCTGCGTTTGGCCAACGAGTCCAATGGCCAGGTGGAGGATAGTCCACCAGTTATACGCAA TGGTGTCAATGACGCGTCTCCCATGGGTTCCAACAAATTGATCAG TTTTTCACAAGTTGTGTCAAACATTGCTTCGCGGTACTTGAATAA ATCGGAAAATGTTCGGGCCCAACAACAGGCCCTGGGCAAGCAGAAGTACGACTTGTCCAAGTGGAAGTACTCGGAGCTGCGTGATGCTATCAACACGTCCTGTGATATTGAGCTGCTGGAG GCATGCCGTCAGGAGTTCCATCGCCGCTTGAAGGTGTACCACGCCTGGAAGGCAAAGAACCGCAAGCGCACCACCATGGATGAAAACGAGCGTGCGCCACGCAGCGTTATGGAAGCCG CCTTCAAGCAGCCGCCTTTGGTTCAGCCAATCCAGGAGATTGTGACCGCCCAGCATCGCTACTTCCGGATCCCCTTTATGCGAGCCAATGCGCCGGACAACA CCAAGCGCGGTCTGTGGTATGCCCACTTTGATGGCCAGTGGATCGCTCGCCAAATGGAACTGCATGCGGACAAGCCGCCAATTCTACTGGTGGCCGGAACGGACGACATGCAGATGTGCGAACTGAGCCTGGAGGAGACGGGTCTGACGCGTAAGCGTGGCGCCGAGATCCTGGAGCACGAGTTCAACCGCGAATGGGAGCGCAACGGGGGCAAGGCCTATAAGAATTTGGGTGCCGCCAAGCCGAAtgggcctgctgctgctgctatgCAGAAACAACAGTAG